In Myxococcus stipitatus, the following are encoded in one genomic region:
- a CDS encoding DUF924 family protein: protein MESAEGVLDFWFGQPADPVRNPACIRPRAVWFERDPAFDAECRERFMELHERAAAGELCHWRDEPRSCLALLLLLDQVPRNLFRGTPRAFATDARARAVARHALARGLDLTLPSVWRWFMYLPFEHSEELHDQRLSVSLFQLLTMHHSGSDESLGWARRHLVVIERFGRFPHRNIALGRTSTPEEARFLQEPGSSF from the coding sequence ATGGAGAGTGCGGAGGGAGTCCTCGACTTCTGGTTTGGTCAACCTGCGGACCCGGTCCGCAACCCCGCCTGTATCCGGCCTCGCGCGGTGTGGTTCGAGCGAGACCCGGCATTCGACGCGGAGTGCCGGGAGCGCTTCATGGAGCTTCATGAGCGCGCGGCGGCCGGAGAGCTGTGCCACTGGCGCGACGAGCCGCGAAGCTGCCTGGCGCTGCTCCTGCTGCTGGACCAGGTGCCTCGCAACCTCTTCCGAGGGACACCTCGCGCCTTCGCCACGGATGCACGTGCGCGCGCGGTGGCGCGTCACGCGCTGGCGCGGGGCCTGGACCTGACGCTGCCCTCCGTGTGGCGCTGGTTCATGTACCTCCCCTTCGAGCACAGCGAGGAGCTCCACGACCAGCGGCTGTCCGTCTCCCTCTTCCAACTGCTGACGATGCACCACTCCGGCAGCGATGAGTCGCTGGGCTGGGCACGCCGGCACCTGGTCGTCATCGAGCGCTTCGGACGCTTCCCGCACCGCAACATCGCGCTGGGACGCACCTCGACGCCCGAGGAGGCGCGCTTCCTCCAGGAGCCCGGCTCGTCCTTCTAG